The following proteins come from a genomic window of Natrinema saccharevitans:
- a CDS encoding NAD(P)-dependent oxidoreductase, producing MSPEPDVVVLREGTEGLSMESYADRLRERLPDRTVALARTPKEERELIPQARVVTGISIDEDLLERADRLELFACTFAGTDHVPMDALADRRVTVTNAGGIHAPGIAEQTIGNMLVFARRLHEGWRRKENNEWRHFQSHEFTDSTVTIVGLGSIGQAVVQRLEGFEVETIGIRYTPEKGGPTDEVLGFEEDDVHEAFSRSDYVVLACPLNDLTRGLVGEAELATLPPNAVIVNAARGGIVDTDALRSALQSEGIRGAALDVTDPEPLPADHPLWDLENCLITPHTGGHTPKHWDRLADIVAGNLESLESGGELENVVLRPGSSE from the coding sequence ATGAGTCCGGAGCCGGACGTCGTCGTTCTCCGAGAAGGAACGGAAGGGCTGTCGATGGAATCGTACGCCGACCGACTGCGCGAGCGACTGCCGGACCGCACCGTCGCGCTCGCGCGGACCCCGAAGGAAGAACGCGAACTGATCCCGCAGGCCCGGGTCGTAACCGGTATCTCGATCGACGAAGACCTCCTCGAGCGGGCCGACCGGCTCGAGTTGTTCGCGTGTACCTTCGCCGGCACCGATCACGTGCCGATGGACGCGCTGGCCGACCGCCGCGTGACCGTGACGAACGCCGGCGGTATCCACGCCCCCGGCATCGCCGAGCAGACGATCGGCAACATGCTCGTGTTCGCCCGCCGGCTCCACGAGGGCTGGCGGCGCAAGGAAAACAACGAGTGGCGACACTTCCAGTCCCACGAGTTCACCGACAGCACCGTCACGATCGTCGGGCTGGGCTCGATCGGGCAGGCGGTCGTCCAGCGGCTCGAGGGGTTCGAGGTCGAGACGATCGGGATCCGCTACACCCCCGAGAAGGGCGGCCCGACCGACGAGGTACTCGGATTCGAGGAGGACGACGTCCACGAGGCCTTCTCGCGGAGCGACTACGTCGTGCTGGCCTGCCCGCTCAACGACCTGACCCGCGGGCTCGTCGGCGAGGCGGAACTGGCGACGCTGCCCCCGAACGCCGTGATCGTCAACGCGGCCCGCGGCGGCATCGTCGACACCGACGCGTTGCGTTCGGCGCTCCAGTCCGAGGGAATTCGCGGGGCGGCGCTGGACGTCACCGACCCCGAACCGCTGCCGGCCGACCACCCGCTGTGGGACCTCGAAAACTGCCTCATTACGCCCCATACCGGCGGTCATACCCCAAAGCACTGGGACCGGCTTGCGGATATCGTCGCGGGCAACCTCGAGTCGCTCGAGTCCGGCGGCGAACTCGAAAACGTCGTCTTGCGGCCGGGTTCGAGCGAGTGA
- a CDS encoding amidohydrolase, which yields MTEPIQDRLVSLRRSFHRHPEPAWREFTTTARLVEEIRGIGVDELAVGPDAYDPADRMAVPDADLEPWIERARERGADESLLERMTGGNTGAVAILERGDGPSIGLRVDIDGLFIEESTDPDHDPVDEGFRSEIDGTMHACGHDVHMTWGLAVLESIAESDFAGRLVVFFQPAEETGGGGCPMARSDFASGLDYLLAVHVGLDHPTGEVIAGIEKPLAMCHVDVTIEGTSAHAGKAPNEGANAMHAMGSGIVNAYGIPRHSDGMTRVNVGRAEAGTASNVIAERAHMECEARGETTALMEYTKRRLERTMRSAAKMHGCRADVEVVSESPRADSDPELQALVSEVAGGVAGVDRVVPAADFGASEDATFLMERVQEDGGLATYMIVGTDHPTSHHTPTFDVDERSLQHGVDVLVGTIRELEARHPVPQADAGDATPADDASAEVGE from the coding sequence ATGACCGAGCCGATTCAGGACCGTCTCGTCAGCCTCCGTCGCAGTTTCCACCGCCACCCCGAGCCCGCGTGGCGCGAGTTCACCACCACGGCCCGTCTCGTCGAGGAGATCAGGGGTATCGGCGTCGACGAACTGGCCGTCGGCCCCGACGCCTACGATCCCGCCGACCGGATGGCCGTCCCCGACGCCGACCTCGAGCCGTGGATCGAACGCGCCCGCGAGCGCGGTGCGGACGAGTCACTCTTGGAGCGGATGACCGGCGGGAACACGGGCGCAGTGGCGATCCTCGAGCGCGGCGACGGGCCGTCGATCGGCCTGCGCGTCGACATCGACGGGCTGTTCATCGAGGAGTCGACCGATCCGGATCACGATCCGGTCGACGAGGGCTTTCGCTCGGAGATCGACGGGACGATGCACGCCTGCGGCCACGACGTCCACATGACCTGGGGGCTGGCCGTCCTCGAGTCCATCGCCGAGAGCGACTTTGCGGGCCGACTGGTGGTCTTCTTCCAGCCCGCCGAGGAGACCGGCGGCGGGGGGTGCCCAATGGCCAGGAGCGACTTCGCGAGCGGACTGGACTACCTGCTGGCGGTCCACGTCGGTCTCGATCACCCCACGGGCGAGGTGATCGCTGGGATCGAGAAGCCGCTGGCGATGTGCCACGTCGACGTGACGATCGAGGGGACCTCCGCGCACGCGGGCAAGGCCCCGAACGAGGGGGCAAACGCCATGCACGCCATGGGTTCCGGGATCGTCAACGCCTACGGTATCCCCCGTCACAGCGACGGGATGACCCGAGTCAACGTCGGCAGGGCCGAGGCCGGAACCGCGAGCAACGTCATCGCCGAACGCGCCCACATGGAGTGCGAGGCCCGCGGCGAGACGACCGCGCTGATGGAGTACACGAAACGCCGCCTCGAGCGAACGATGCGGTCCGCCGCGAAGATGCACGGCTGCCGGGCCGACGTCGAGGTCGTCAGCGAGTCGCCCCGGGCCGACAGCGACCCCGAACTGCAGGCGCTGGTGAGCGAGGTCGCCGGCGGCGTCGCGGGCGTCGATCGCGTGGTGCCGGCCGCCGACTTCGGCGCGAGCGAGGACGCCACCTTCCTGATGGAACGGGTCCAGGAAGACGGCGGGCTGGCGACGTACATGATCGTCGGCACCGACCATCCCACCAGCCACCACACCCCGACCTTCGACGTCGACGAACGGAGCCTCCAGCACGGCGTCGACGTCCTGGTCGGAACGATTCGGGAACTCGAGGCCCGGCATCCGGTTCCGCAGGCCGACGCGGGGGACGCGACGCCGGCCGACGACGCGAGCGCGGAGGTCGGTGAATGA
- the ilvA gene encoding threonine ammonia-lyase — MSGSDEASGADDPPVTLADVEAARERISDVVHRTPLDTSRTFAEMSGAAAVGLKLETVQRTGSFKIRGAYNRMAQLSTAEREAGVITASAGNHAQGVALAGDLLGIETTIVVPEITPAAKIEATRGYGAAVVVEGELYERSYEYALERAEETGATFVHPFDDAAVVAGQGTIGLELREQFPGIDTVLVSIGGGGLVGGIGTVLKAADPETRVIGVQPEGAAHAKPSLEAGEIRQLETVDTVAEGIADARMLETTFAIAREVVDDVVSVSDREIAAAVTLLAERAKTVAEAAGAAPLAAALSAALDLEGERVAVVVSGGNVDLTDHAELTRTGLHELGRYAEARLALAGWPATVGDVVETVESAGAELDVLERARRTAVDDPNQTPVTIGLAGSGPDHLEGVFAELAALEGVSVVERSID; from the coding sequence ATGAGCGGGAGCGACGAGGCGAGCGGTGCGGACGACCCCCCGGTTACGCTCGCGGACGTCGAGGCCGCCCGCGAGCGCATCTCCGACGTCGTCCACCGGACGCCGCTGGACACCTCCCGGACCTTCGCTGAGATGAGCGGGGCGGCCGCAGTCGGACTCAAACTCGAGACCGTCCAGCGGACCGGCTCGTTCAAGATCCGCGGTGCCTACAACAGGATGGCCCAACTCTCGACCGCGGAGCGAGAAGCGGGCGTCATCACCGCGAGCGCGGGCAACCACGCCCAGGGCGTGGCGCTGGCGGGCGACCTGCTCGGGATCGAGACGACGATCGTCGTCCCCGAGATCACTCCCGCCGCGAAGATCGAGGCCACCCGCGGCTACGGGGCCGCAGTCGTCGTCGAGGGCGAACTCTACGAGCGCTCCTACGAGTACGCCCTCGAGCGGGCCGAAGAGACGGGCGCGACGTTCGTCCACCCCTTCGACGACGCGGCCGTCGTCGCCGGACAGGGGACGATCGGCCTCGAACTGCGCGAGCAGTTCCCCGGGATCGACACCGTCCTCGTGTCGATCGGCGGGGGCGGGCTCGTCGGCGGCATCGGAACGGTGCTGAAAGCGGCCGACCCCGAGACGCGGGTGATCGGCGTCCAGCCCGAGGGGGCCGCCCACGCCAAACCGTCGCTCGAGGCGGGCGAGATCCGCCAGCTCGAGACGGTCGACACCGTCGCGGAGGGGATCGCCGACGCGCGCATGCTCGAGACGACCTTCGCGATCGCCCGCGAGGTGGTCGACGACGTCGTCAGCGTGAGCGACCGCGAGATCGCCGCCGCCGTGACCCTGCTCGCCGAACGGGCCAAGACCGTCGCCGAGGCCGCCGGGGCCGCGCCGCTCGCGGCCGCGCTCTCGGCCGCCCTCGACCTCGAGGGTGAGCGCGTCGCGGTCGTCGTCTCGGGCGGCAACGTCGACCTCACCGACCACGCGGAACTGACCCGGACCGGCCTCCACGAACTCGGACGCTACGCCGAGGCCAGACTCGCGCTCGCCGGCTGGCCGGCGACCGTCGGCGACGTGGTCGAGACGGTCGAGTCCGCGGGAGCCGAACTCGACGTCCTCGAGCGCGCCCGCCGGACCGCCGTCGACGACCCCAATCAGACCCCCGTGACGATCGGCCTCGCGGGCAGCGGTCCCGATCATCTGGAGGGCGTGTTCGCGGAGCTGGCGGCGCTCGAGGGCGTCTCAGTCGTCGAGCGATCGATCGACTGA
- a CDS encoding alpha/beta hydrolase, whose amino-acid sequence MTPSSADEPHPDVQAFLELYESLDTPEFSEISPVEARAMFDEMRVTEEPDIELESVEDRTIDGPRGDLPIRCYEPGTEGDDRPLLVYFHGGGWVIGSIDTHDGTCRKLAADSGYPVVSVDYGLAPEHPFPEGLQDCYAALEWAADAAADLGADPNKLVVGGDSAGGNLATAVSLLARDRGGPDIAYQLLIYPSTGKVTETEAYEQNGEGYFLTRDDMEWFREQRFESDIDQGNVYAMPQLAADLSGLPPATVVTAGFDPLRDDGANLVERLEAEGIDVAHHHYDDVIHGFFNMISDPVDLDRAHEAYEDAVADLQAALE is encoded by the coding sequence ATGACACCGTCCAGCGCCGACGAGCCGCATCCGGACGTGCAGGCGTTTCTGGAACTCTACGAGTCGCTCGACACGCCCGAGTTCAGCGAGATTTCGCCAGTGGAGGCTCGCGCGATGTTCGACGAGATGCGGGTCACCGAGGAGCCGGACATCGAACTCGAGTCCGTCGAGGACCGGACGATCGACGGGCCACGCGGCGACCTGCCGATCCGATGCTACGAGCCCGGCACCGAGGGCGACGACCGGCCGCTCCTTGTGTACTTCCACGGCGGCGGCTGGGTCATCGGAAGTATCGACACTCACGACGGTACCTGCCGGAAGCTGGCCGCTGACTCGGGGTATCCGGTCGTCAGCGTCGACTACGGACTCGCGCCCGAACATCCCTTCCCCGAGGGCCTGCAGGACTGTTATGCGGCCCTCGAGTGGGCGGCCGACGCGGCCGCCGACCTCGGCGCGGACCCGAACAAGCTCGTCGTGGGGGGCGACAGCGCCGGCGGCAACCTCGCGACGGCGGTGTCGCTGCTGGCCCGCGACCGCGGGGGTCCCGATATCGCCTACCAACTGCTGATCTACCCCAGCACGGGGAAGGTGACCGAGACCGAGGCCTACGAGCAGAACGGCGAGGGCTACTTCCTCACGAGAGACGACATGGAGTGGTTCCGCGAGCAGCGCTTCGAGAGCGACATCGATCAGGGGAACGTCTACGCGATGCCCCAGCTCGCGGCGGACCTCTCGGGGCTGCCGCCCGCGACGGTCGTCACCGCCGGCTTCGACCCGCTACGCGACGACGGGGCGAATCTCGTCGAACGCCTCGAGGCCGAGGGTATCGACGTCGCGCACCACCACTACGACGACGTGATCCACGGCTTCTTCAACATGATCTCCGATCCCGTCGACCTCGATCGGGCCCACGAGGCCTACGAGGATGCCGTCGCGGATCTGCAGGCAGCACTGGAGTAA
- the pyrE gene encoding orotate phosphoribosyltransferase, with amino-acid sequence MTNQDLIDALRAAEAVQFGEFELSHGGTSEYYVDKYLFETEPDCLEAIADAFAERLDPDDKLGGVALGGVPLAAATSVAAGVPYVIARKQRKEYGTANLVEGRLEDGEEVVVVEDIVTTGTSLVEAVEALREAGATVERALVVVDREEGGRENVEDAGVEMEALVTASELLADRDADE; translated from the coding sequence ATGACGAATCAGGACCTCATCGACGCCCTCCGCGCGGCGGAGGCCGTGCAGTTCGGCGAGTTCGAACTCTCCCACGGCGGCACCAGCGAGTACTACGTCGACAAGTACCTCTTCGAGACCGAGCCGGACTGTCTCGAGGCCATCGCCGACGCCTTCGCCGAGCGACTCGATCCGGACGACAAACTCGGCGGCGTCGCCCTCGGCGGGGTCCCCCTCGCCGCGGCGACCAGCGTCGCGGCCGGCGTCCCCTACGTCATCGCGCGCAAGCAGCGCAAAGAGTACGGGACGGCTAATCTCGTCGAGGGCCGCCTCGAGGATGGCGAGGAGGTCGTCGTCGTCGAGGACATCGTGACGACGGGGACGAGCCTCGTCGAGGCCGTCGAGGCGCTGCGGGAAGCGGGCGCGACCGTCGAGCGCGCGCTGGTCGTCGTCGACCGCGAGGAAGGCGGCCGCGAGAACGTCGAGGACGCCGGCGTCGAGATGGAGGCGCTGGTGACCGCGAGCGAACTGCTCGCGGATCGGGACGCCGACGAGTAG
- a CDS encoding class II aldolase/adducin family protein, with protein MMLESERRAVVESAPELAELTPGRTGNLSVRDGERGDAFAVTPTGVPYDGFGVEDVPVVATDGEVRDGRMAPSSEVPMHAAIYRREDVGAIVHTHSPWATTLAVASEPLPPIHYMIVAVGKRVPVAEYAPYGTDELAANIVRAMDEAEATATLVENHGLVVTASDIETALENTHHVESLARLYLQTRAAGLEPRTLSEAQLETVLEQFASYGQ; from the coding sequence GTGATGCTCGAATCCGAACGCCGGGCGGTGGTCGAGTCCGCACCGGAACTCGCGGAACTGACGCCCGGGCGAACGGGTAATTTGAGCGTTCGCGACGGCGAGCGCGGCGACGCCTTCGCGGTCACGCCGACCGGCGTCCCCTACGACGGCTTTGGCGTCGAGGACGTGCCGGTCGTCGCGACCGACGGCGAGGTCCGCGACGGGCGGATGGCCCCGAGCAGCGAGGTCCCGATGCACGCCGCGATCTACCGCCGCGAGGACGTCGGCGCGATCGTCCACACTCACTCGCCGTGGGCGACGACGCTGGCCGTCGCCAGCGAGCCGCTGCCGCCGATCCACTACATGATCGTCGCGGTCGGCAAGCGCGTCCCCGTCGCCGAGTACGCGCCCTACGGCACCGACGAACTCGCAGCGAATATCGTCCGGGCGATGGACGAGGCCGAGGCGACCGCGACGCTCGTCGAAAACCACGGCCTCGTCGTCACGGCGTCGGACATAGAGACCGCACTCGAAAACACGCATCACGTCGAGAGCCTCGCGCGCCTGTACCTCCAGACTCGCGCGGCCGGCCTCGAGCCGCGGACGCTCTCGGAGGCCCAACTCGAGACGGTCCTCGAGCAGTTCGCGTCCTACGGGCAGTGA
- a CDS encoding HAD family hydrolase: MRAKAVLFDFDNTFYPYAPCNRAGKDAAREAARGLGYDFDREAFEAFYQTGRRAIKRDVSGTAASHDRFLYFKRALECHTGRPKPTEALALGEAYWTAYIDAMKLVPGVEATLEAVRDRGIDVGIVTNFTARTQLEKLEAVGLADDIDLLLTSEETGREKPGSVMFTLALSRLDRRPSEAVMVGDNVEADIVGANAVGLETVLFSADGDDPDGPLEGHREPDHRIGAFDDLLKVIL; this comes from the coding sequence ATGCGCGCCAAGGCCGTCCTTTTCGACTTCGACAACACGTTCTATCCCTACGCGCCGTGTAATCGAGCAGGGAAAGACGCCGCTCGAGAGGCCGCGCGGGGACTGGGCTACGACTTCGATCGCGAGGCGTTCGAGGCGTTCTATCAGACGGGGCGGCGGGCGATAAAGCGTGACGTGTCCGGCACGGCGGCGTCCCACGATCGATTCCTCTATTTCAAACGCGCGCTCGAGTGCCACACCGGTCGACCGAAGCCGACCGAGGCGCTCGCGCTCGGCGAGGCGTACTGGACGGCGTACATCGACGCGATGAAACTCGTTCCGGGCGTCGAAGCGACCCTCGAGGCGGTGCGAGACCGGGGGATCGACGTCGGGATCGTCACGAACTTCACGGCGCGAACCCAACTCGAGAAACTCGAGGCGGTCGGGCTCGCGGACGATATCGACCTGCTGTTGACCTCCGAGGAGACGGGCCGCGAGAAACCCGGCTCGGTCATGTTCACACTGGCGCTGTCGCGCCTCGACCGTCGCCCGTCCGAGGCGGTGATGGTCGGCGACAACGTCGAAGCCGATATCGTCGGGGCCAACGCGGTGGGACTCGAGACGGTGCTGTTCAGCGCCGACGGCGACGACCCCGACGGGCCGCTCGAGGGCCACCGGGAGCCGGACCACCGGATCGGCGCGTTCGACGACCTACTGAAGGTGATCCTGTGA